In Brassica napus cultivar Da-Ae chromosome C2, Da-Ae, whole genome shotgun sequence, the sequence GTTTATACGATTAACTTTTCCTTTTGATTAGTTTTGTATGTTCTATTATTTATTCTGTAATACAAActgattatattattttctcgAATAAATTTTTTGATGTAGTTCCTTTATCTTTGCATGGAGTTAAATCAATGCACCAAGCAAAAATAGTGTCTAGCTTGGTTTCAAAGAGGTTCGCTGGATTAGGTTGAAATTTTGATGATTCAGTTTGAAAGAATATCAccgaagaagagagagaactTCTTTGccaaagaaaaatctaaattatatcAAATCTAAATCTAATTTAAAGCAGGAGGAGGCTTTGGATAATGATGAAGCAAAATTCTTTACAAATAAAAGGAACAACACATCTACTAACCAGTGCCAAAGAGGTTTATCACTCACTAGAAGGCTTTATTAGATTACATTTCTTAAACGATATAACTGACAAGATGTTGTCATTTGTGGTTTGCTTTTTGTTACCGTGGACTTGAGTGTAAAATTAAATAGGAAAGGTAATGATAATAACCAAAATCCTTACACGCCTTGCTTggaatgtgtttttttttatctcaaacttactttaaacatatatacaattatACGAAATAATTCTTAGCTTGAAGCTTTATTTTAAGTTGTCTATGAGTTCGCCAAAACTAATCTGATAGAGAAACCAATGTAAAGAGGAATTCTGTACATAGATAGTAGATACTataactgataaaaaaatatgctTATAATAAGACTTCTGAAATTCTtggtaatattttaaaattaaatgataCACTAGCATATATGGTTTGTTAAAAAGATATACATCATTagctaattaatttttattacatataaACATTTGCCAAATACCAATATCTGAATGAGAAttgtatatctaatttattaatttaggaTTTTTTTCATCTATTGTTACCCGTTGTCATTTAAGTTTTGGACATTTCCAAAAATGTTACAATCTAATTACACgctatttatataaatatcatCAGAACTATTTAGACTAAACCAACGTGGTAACATAAAACTAAACTAACACCATATTAAATGTATATTCGGTTATCTACTATTTTAGAAAGTAAAGGACATGTTCATATTGTATAAATACTAGAAATTTAAATCATGGTGATCTGAAAACAAGAGGCAATACTCTTCTATTGGTTACTTTCAAAAATTCCATATCCCTATTCAAATCCAAGCGTTCGAATTGAACTCAAAATTTTATCGGATTTCcaacatttttatataaaacaaactaaaaactgAAATAACTAAAACAAATCCAAACTCAAATTCATATATAACCGAACGGTTCTTATATTTCAtgaatcaaaaattaaaaaccataaTTGAATCAAGACCaaagtgaaaataaaaaatgcaaCCTGAAAGCGAACTGAAGCGCCTAAACATAGGGGATGATTGATAAGTgttgtaactttatattttttgctgtagaatttaaTCTGTAGATTTATTTACTGTAGTTTTCCTTGTTGTAGATTTCTAAAGCACTAATTTTTTGCTCTCGAAATAAAGCTCTATACagccatattttgattttgtaaagatttttttgcagtgagttttttaagaaaaacaaaactcgATTGGTTGACATATATAGTTATAGACTAAATTTTGGCTATCCAGAGCATTTACGGCCCCAACCAATGTTCTCCGTAATATTAGCGaacaaacataaataattaagcGCGGCTACTATCTAGTTATAATTATGAGAGTCACTTTCACCACGCGTCATCGATCATAGCCAAACTAATGGACCgcttatattttcttattttttcaaaGTCATCTTTTTGTTTTCGTCGTTGTTATAGTAAGTTGTTAAATGCAGTTTCTAGAAATTCAATATGTTATATCGCTTTCGCATACGCTGAACACGCATGTCACAAAATGACCAATTGTAAAAGTTTGTCGATACATACGTTCTAAGATGCCCCACTTTTATTTCTATAACATTAAATGGCTTGAAGCCAAAGATGCAGGGTTGACCATAACTATCGCATGAGCCATcctcaggttttttttttttttcttaacagtGCCGATCCTTATTTGGTGTTTGTTGGCAtcggtttttaaaatttttgtgggACTCACGCATTCTACATTTTGTTAAAAACCCCTTAAGGATGCTCTTATTAGTTTATTTCTGACAAAAATGTATTACAATGAATCAAGAGAAGTAGATTTGCGATCAGGATCGCTTCACACGGTATGGATAAGGAcaatggtgttttttttttttgcgcaaAAGGACCACGgtgttttaaatgatttttcagAATTAAAATGTAAGTGATAATAACATAACAATAAAAAAGACAAATAAGGAAAGTTTAGTGAGAATTGGATTGAGTTAAATTTGAGGGGCTTGATTACAACTTACAAGTTACATCCAGTCAAGGGATTGTTTCATTGTGATGAAGTGTCTGATATTCTCTGATGCAATGccaatattactaatttttttgtagaaaatcCATTCTACATTTTAGCTAGTTTCTAAACAAATTGCTTCCTTTTCatcatcaatattattaattcaggATCACTCTTATTGTTTACTCCTACCACAACTTgaaatattactttttttgCCATTAGacttactttaaaaaaaactgacTTTTATATAACTGTATCCAATTGTTATACCACTAACCATATTATGTTTGTCTTTAATAACAACAGTTACCTTTAAGTTggatttattgataaaaaagtgACGCATGAAGCAGTTATTTGACTTATAGATGAAGTAGTTAACggaaaattccttaaaaatatacatactaattttcatttgctaataaaatacacaaactatttTGGATCTCCGTTTAATACATGAATTAATTTTCGTTGtctattaaatacacaaacttttgaaatttacatattttacaCATCATTGTAGATTGCGTTAACTATATTTAACAGAAGTGACGACGGCGTTAGTGTTTAATTAACACGTGTTTAAATTGTGAAAAAAAATTCCGTAAAAtacacaaattatttttcatttgctaataaaatacataaattattttggatccccgtttaatacacaaactaatttttgttttctattaaatacacaaacttttaaaattttcagattttacACATCGATTTAGACGATGTCAACTATGTTTAGCTGAAGTGAAGATAATGTTAGTGTTTAATTGAGCATGTGGTTAAACCCGTGAAGAAAAAATTCCTTAAAAGTCTTCCAATAGATTATATTGTTAGTTTTCTTCTTCGTTACGCTTCTttagtgtaatttttttttatgaaagttcaatttttttatcatagtaaaaataatatacgTAGAACTTAATTCATAACACTAAACTTATTTATCATAGTGTAAATTAACCTTGAATCGTTATCACTACTATCAAAACGAAGAACAAGAATTAGAAATGCATAACACTAAACTAATTCCAAAATCAGAAACTCGTTTAAAATTACGTAGTTTTCTTCGTCTTTTTTACAATATGGAAATCGACTCCACTTTGAATCAATATAAAGGGAAATCAAAGTaaagaagaataaaataaacataatttggAAAATAAAGGAGGTTAGAACAGATTAGAGTGTCAAACTCGAATTTAAACTAACTCAAATTAATTTCAATAGGCTGAGGATGAGCGTGCTTTTCACAGTTAAACCacttgtttaattaaaacattgTCTTCACTTCTGTTAAACATAATTGACATCATCTAAATCGATGTGTAAAATCTGCAAATTTTtaaagtttgtatatttaatagaaaacaaaatttagtttGTGTATTAAACGGGGATCCAAAAATAGTTCatgtattttattagcaaataaaaaatagttgtgtattttttaaaaaatatttttaaaatttaaacacgTGTTAATTAAACACTAACGTTGTTGTCACTGCCGTTAAATATAGTTAATGCCGTCTAAATAGATGTGTAAAACATgtgaatttcaaaagtttgtgtatttaataggCAACGAAAATTAGTTCGTATATTAAACGGGGATCCAAAATAGTtagtgtattttattagcaaatgaaaattagtccgtgtatttttaaggaattttctctttccaaaaaagagaagaagtagTTGGTTTAATGGTTTTTGATCCATATGAAATCTCTAGATCATTTTACGGCTCGACTCCAGTAAAGAATGTAAAACTgttattgaaaaacaaaaaaatattttgatatactACATTTTTATGTTAACTACAAAAGATAATTCGCTTTAACTTTAATCAAAATCTGGATTTAAACTGAATGActactaaaaaaatttaaactaatattataacACAATGTAtatcaaaatatcatattataaatataaatttgtaattcatattcatatattaGTTGGCGGTTATATAAATATCTGTTCTATTAAAACATGAACATGACCTATTAATATAGGTGTGGTCCAACTAATTTAATACCATTAttaaaatcttttattaattatttaaaataaatattatacaaagaaaaacacaaatatgactaaaaatataattataaaaactaaatttaaaaaaaaaatgtaaaataaaaaatatatccgcTCTTCTAAGTAACAACCAATTAATAAAAGTTATGTCCAACTTAAAATTTCAACGAtacatcaatattattaattcggGATCATTGATATTATTTACCCCTGCTTTGTTCTGGAATATTACTTCTTTATACCGAccattcttaaaaaaaactgattatTTTATAACTCCACATGCTTTAATATTGCTACTAACTTATGTGTCTTCACACAGAAATCAATTCGATTATTATTATTGAGTTATGAACATTCAATTTCTCAGAAATTATTCATGCAACAATTTCTCAGAAACAATTATGtttcttcataatttaactCAGTGGCAGGAATCCAGAAAAAAACAGTTATATTTCTCAGAAATTATTCATGCAACAATTTGTAAACCGATGAGTCTAAGTTTTATATCAGCAGTCAATTGCAATGGTTGGATTATTGATtacctatttatatatattgtttgcgGCCATGTTCAAAAACGTGGAGAAAACAACCAATTCTAGGACGGCGGAGCGCTTAGGCAGTGACAGTCCGTTGGCGATTCAATCAACCCCGGCCAACAAATTGAGATTATCAAAATCATTCAATTTTGTGTGTTAAGATGTTTAAAACTGGatgttaaataataaatcttttattttgatgcataaatgaaaaggaaacatcaaaatagTAGATCTATTACGTTAAATGATATGCGGTGCTGGGGAATTTTTTTAGCAGAAAGTTAAAAAAGTTcttaaagaaaaagacaaagtATTTACATGTTTgccattaataaaaaaaacaataaaaagccAAAAAACTAGAATTGGATTTGGATTTGAACCATCAACCATGTCATTTTTGGTACAAGAGCCACTATTACCGGTATGCCACAATAATTCTTTGGGTAAGAGCAACTTCAATGGTGTTACCCATCATTGGAGTTcttaagaatataatatatatattttttgttttttaaatagttaaggATTTGACTCTAAAATGTATGTCCAATGGTGTTACTCAATATGAAGTCCTtaagaatttaaaattattaaattggtaaaacatttaaatttaaaatttttatttattcagtGATTAAAAGCAAAcatacaataattatacatcttcatcattaccaaacttgttccaaatattttcgattaaatcatttttcaatgCTTCGTGTGTACGTCTATCTCGAACCTGATTTCGAAGACCAAGCATATTACCGAAATGTAAAGGCATGTTGTTAATATGCTCTACATGTGAACTTCTGCTCGACTCGCCTTCTTCAAATTCCGATGTATCGTACAGAGTGTATCCACCTCATTTATTTTCGACTATCATATTATGTAGTATGATACATACACCAAAAGCACACCCACATCTTTTCGGGTTGCTTCTTGAACTTTAGCAAATAACGCTGATTTAGAACCTTGAGGGAGtgtgatagattggataaatgttgaccattttggatatataccgtcCGTGAGGTAGTAAGCCAAATCATACTGGTGTCCGTTGACCATGTACGTTACCCTTGGAGCTCGACCTTggtaaatttcatcaaaaacaggtgaccGATCAAGgacgttaatatcgtttaaggtacctggaggaccaaaaaaaagcgtgccatatccaaagatcttgtgaagctacagcctccaagacaattgtcggctttcctgatccacgcgtgtactgtcctttccaagcggttgggcaattcttccactcccaatgcatacaatcgatgcttcctatcatccccgGAAAGCCGCGtacctctccaatatcgagtagtcgttgaagatcctctggagtgggtcttcgtagatactcatctccaaataaTTGTATTACGCCTTCTGTGAAATTGGTTAAACATAAAAGTGATGTGctttcaccaagtcggagatattcgtcaacgGCGTCAGCCGCAGAGCCGTAAGCAAGCATACGAATagctgccgtacacttttgTAGTGTTGATAGACCTAACCTTCCAACtgcatctcttctttgttgaaagAATGGAACATTTGCTGAGAGGGTGTCGACAATACGCATGAATACTTCCTTGTTCATGCGGAAACGGCGTCTGAATAAATGAGGCGGAAATGTCGGATCTTCACTGAAGTAGTCATTCCATAGACGGTTGTGGCCCGCTTCTTGGTTTCTTTCGACATATGCacgtttcttcttttttgcagTTCGATTCTCCACAATGTTGTTGTATGTTTCTTCAAAATATTCATCAAAAACCTCATTGACAGCCGCATCGAGTCTTCGGTCGAGTTCATCTGCCATATTTGGCTATCCTTCCTTCAAACATTATAACAaacatatgtttttataaaCTTTCTTTTGGTATTACTTTTGTGCCCATCtcgacatatatatatttcataatcaTAAGTTAAAGACGTGTTAGACATCAAAAGCACGTGTGTTTTAACCAGGTTTTTACATAATAAAGTTTCGAATCATTTTAATTACTCTAATGGTTcatcaaattattttaataactgATAATTGAACAAACGAAACACTTGGGAATTCATCAAAGAGGCTAATGAAAGAAACATGAAATGTTTATAGAACAAACCAAAATTCAATGATTTAGATATTGACGGTCCATGTGGCAGCGTCATTTCCACCTCAAAGTATCATTAGAACCAGACAAATCTTTAGCATTACCGAAGAGATCATTTTTAAGCTATAGATCCATATACCTTGCTCGTCGAGATTGGTGGGAACTGCTGATGGAGATGAAGGTGGAAAGCTCATCTAGATGTAGGTGGGAAGCTCGTCTAGATGAACCATATCAAGAGAACAGAACCATTTGAGAACTATGAGTTCTAGACAACACACAAATCAGAACAGAACCAAGTACTCTTTCTGTTTGTGGAAAGGAGATTGTACAAGGAAAATAAGAGCAAAGGAAATAGATTCCACTAAAACATCATTACATCCGTTTTTAAGACAGTACAAGGGAAGTAGAAGAGCAAAGGAAATAGCATAACATCCTAGTCTACAAACAGACTTATAAATGCAACATACAAACAACCCGTGACGTGGTTCACATGAaaatacaaacagaaaatacAAACTACCCGTGACTTGATACCAGCTTCTGTCTTCAACAAGCACATGGTCTTGTACTTCACTTGAAACAGAAGAAAATCGCGTGTGTAAGCAACGTAAATAGACATGTTTTAGTTGTGAAATGACAACTAGTATAATGCAAACATCTGAAACTAAGGTTAGAGTTAACAAACCCTACAACAATTCAGACATAAGTTTGTTTTTGAGAGCTGATTCCATCTCAGAGAGAGGCTCGGGCTttgtaagcaaactctctaGAAAACTTTgctgagagatttttttttagctCCAACAAATTTTCTAGCTTTGCCAACTCTTCCTCTTTTCCAGTTTTCTTCCTCTTGCTACCAGCCTTCGCAGCCTTAACCCCTATTGGCCGCTCTTCTGGCTCTGGCTCTGGCACTGCCCCTTCACCGTCGCCTTGGGAATCCGCTGGTTTGTGCTTGTCCTTCTCTAGATAGGTAGAGCACCATTTCACATCATGCCGAAGCTCCCTCCACGCATGTTCGAAGTTGAACTTCGATCCCTGGTCATTGGCAAAGATATCCAAGGCAGACTTCATCACATCGTCCTCATTTTGCCCGCTTCTCTGCTCCCTCAGTGCCATGTCGTAACAGCCAGCAAACTTACAAACTCCCTCGTTGATCCTAGCCCATCTTTGCTTGCATGGCCCAAGTTCTCGTGGGCTTGTCCCAACCAGTTGAGGACTGGAGTTGTAGTACTCTACAATCATGTTCCAGAAGGCACCTACTTTTTGTTCATTACtcactattgggtctttgcTGGTGTTGAGCCACGCACCGATGAGGATTAAATCCTTCTTCGATGACTATTTTCTCCTCTCTTTGACAGTAGACACACCAGAACTTTGGCCGGTAAAGAGAAGAGGTTCGCAGGAGTCAAGATGAACTGGCCCTTGACTCATTACAAGGTTTACATAACCACCGGATTTGGCCATTTAGGAAGAAGTCTGTGTTTCTCTAGTAGAAACACAGACGATTAAATAAGGGATTCTATAATAACTCTATTGAATCCTAGTAGAAAACAGTCATATCAGAACAGCTCACGAGAATTTAATGGGTTTTAGGCTTAAAGGAAGCAGTGCAGTTACGCACAATTAAATGGTGGTTTGGTGTGCATTAATAATCCTAGTCTGTTTCCTAACTACAAACTAAAAGTTATTTGCTCAGAAACATTAAACGGTTACACAATCCTAGTTTGTTTTCAAGTATTCTCAACTACTAAGTGACACGGTTACACAATCCTAGTTTCTTTTCTAACTACAAACTAAATTCCATTTGAATTCTAACTGGTAAGTTCAAACACTAACCTTAGTTAGAAACCGGTAAGTTTCTTTTCTCGAGTTCAGTCACCCGCATAAGCAGCATCCTCACCTGGCCCTGAAAAGACAGCAGATTAACAAATGAATATCTTAGAAAGATGATTAATAAGAGAGTGAATCATCATAGAGAACTCACCTTAAGTGTCTAGCACTCTCACAGAAGCTTCTCCTGCTCGTGAAAACGTTCTTTGAGTCTCTCAACCTCTTATTGCATTCCCATAACCCATGGTTGCCTGAAATGCATCCCGTCATTCTGCGAAAACAGAAAAGAATTTATCAAACAACAAATAAATATGGAAGGACGAGATCGATAAATATAGACATAAGAATTCAAACCTCATAGTCTTTGCATATGAAGTATCTTTTTCCAGGGAGGTAGTCATATGTATCCTCTTCATCGACGACCTCCTTCGTGATAGATCCACAGGGGCACAGCTTGGGAATCCCCTGTTGCGCATTTGCAACGAAATGAAGCATGTTGTAGTATGCTTTGTGTGCTTTCATATCTCGTAATTCTTCCTCCATTTCAGAACCTACaagaacaaaaacatataagCGGATCAAAATCCTTTAATCGTGATGAAACCAACAAAGAAGCTAgtagaaaagaagaaaatagtaAGACcagacgaaaaccctaattcgatTTTAATCCCCAATTCGATTTTAAACCCAAAATCTATTTGATCCCCACAATCGAATCCATAAACAAAGAAGCAaatagaaaagaagaaaatagtaAGACcagacgaaaaccctaattcgatTTTAATCCCCAATTCGATTTTAAACCCAAAATCTATTTGATCCCCACAATCGAATCCATAAACAAAGAAGCGaatagaaaagaagaaaatagtaAGACcagacgaaaaccctaattcgatTTTAATCCCTAATTCGATTTTAAACCCAAAATCTATTTCATCCCCACAATCGAATCCATAAACACTGATGAATCAACATGCATCAACtccaaatgcaaaaataaagaacaaaaatggTCCGATTTACCTGAAACAAAGTGGATCGCAGAATCGCCTTTTGTTTCGCCGGGAGAGGTGAAAAGGTTTTTTTTCTGCTCGAGTCGCGAAAATGACCGAGTTTTTTTCCCCTCACGAAACACATCCCTTTTCCGATCCAATCAGACGTTGCCAGCGCATCAAGGATCAACCGCAAATAAAACCTTCATTAAAGATTCAACCTTAGCGTAACGTcaagtttaattattattttatttttaatgcataagGATTAGCGGTAAGAAATAGCTAATATCCTGCGTTGCAGCTGGTCTTATGTGTCGATATCATATATAGAAATAGATGTATTATCCAGAAattaagaaacatttaaaaactattttttgattaaTCCCCATTAGTTTCCACTTCATGTTAACTCACTAGGCTCAAACTAACCACCCAACTAACACCTAACCTAATTTGAACATGGGTTCAACGGTTTCAGATATTAATAATTggttcttcattttgtttatacCAAATGCTAATGGTATTGGATAAAAAATTcggttacaattttttttgtattaaaaaggTACTCTttacaaatctaaaatatgaatatattaacttattaaattaactgtttaggaaaaaaattaaaattaatgtgtGAAATAACTATGACACAAGTATATAGTTATGACACAAGTGTATAGTTATGCAACATCACACATTCATTACAATTATCAAAATCTCttactaataattaaaaaaatatacacaaatatgattaaaagaaacacaaatataattacaagaaaacataaatatgaaaactaaattttttaaaaaaatataaaacaaaaaatatacccacCCTTTAAATGCGGGTTAGAAAATCTAATTCGTCCTTAATGCTTCACGAAAATGCAGTAAACCTAAAGATAATTTGTTGCTGTGACAATTTTATATTCCAGATTCTATGATTGATATTATCCCTTCCATGTCATGGCGTCAAACCAGTGATCATCTCATCTCACACGGCCTAAAAGAAGCATATGTGTTTTCATTTAGCATATAGCGTTTAGCATTTACCCCCACCCCaatcccccccccccaccccccaccCCTCCACAAAAGGAAAGCATATATGTTTTCTGGTTTAGAGCTTTACGCAGTTAATACCCAAACCCAGTGCCGGCGTAAGACAAGTGTTCAGAGTGCTTTTGCATTAGCATTAtgtcctttcttttcttttataattttatttagaaaCTAGGATCTTAAATTGTTAGAACGTATAGATTAAAGTCATAATTCAAAATTACAGAGTCATAAtttggagagaaaaaaaaacatttctcaaCTTAAGGCCCATAAACTAAATGAGCCCGGCCTGCACAagtcgttataatttttttgcatATTAAACCATAGCCATGATCATAAATATGAAATACTGTATATTTGCAAATT encodes:
- the LOC125582493 gene encoding glutathione S-transferase T2-like gives rise to the protein MIVEYYNSSPQLVGTSPRELGPCKQRWARINEGVCKFAGCYDMALREQRSGQNEDDVMKSALDIFANDQGSKFNFEHAWRELRHDVKWCSTYLEKDKHKPADSQGDGEGAVPEPEPEERPIGVKAAKAGSKRKKTGKEEELAKLENLLELKKNLSAKFSREFAYKARASL
- the LOC125582492 gene encoding uncharacterized protein LOC125582492, with protein sequence MADELDRRLDAAVNEVFDEYFEETYNNIVENRTAKKKKRAYVERNQEAGHNRLWNDYFSEDPTFPPHLFRRRFRMNKEVFMRIVDTLSANVPFFQQRRDAVGRLGLSTLQKCTAAIRMLAYGSAADAVDEYLRLGTLNDINVLDRSPVFDEIYQGRAPRVTYMVNGHQYDLAYYLTDGIYPKWSTFIQSITLPQGSKSALFAKVQEATRKDVGVLLVYVSYYII